A genomic region of Chryseobacterium sp. KACC 21268 contains the following coding sequences:
- a CDS encoding DUF6520 family protein encodes MKNYVLPVVLILIGTGTAFATQKEKSSTENLVDRQGYIFNSATNQWDRSVTCQTDVNPICTVDGTTAGQQVFGTSGPELDHPETANVELYKID; translated from the coding sequence ATGAAAAATTACGTTTTACCCGTAGTTCTGATTCTGATAGGAACCGGAACTGCATTCGCTACTCAAAAAGAAAAAAGTAGCACAGAAAATTTAGTCGATAGACAAGGCTATATCTTCAACAGCGCAACGAATCAATGGGATCGTAGCGTCACTTGTCAAACTGATGTTAATCCGATCTGCACCGTTGATGGCACAACAGCAGGACAGCAGGTTTTTGGAACGAGCGGACCTGAACTGGATCATCCAGAAACGGCCAATGTCGAATTATATAAGATCGACTAA
- a CDS encoding DUF6520 family protein: MKNYLLPLVLILIGTGTAFANQKEKSKRKFLVDRQGYIFNSFTNQWDRSVMCGTDLNVICTVDGTPTGQQVFGTNGPELDHPETANVELYKID; encoded by the coding sequence ATGAAAAATTACTTGTTACCGTTAGTTCTCATTCTGATCGGAACCGGAACTGCATTCGCTAATCAAAAAGAAAAAAGCAAAAGGAAATTTTTAGTTGACAGACAAGGCTATATTTTTAATAGCTTTACGAATCAGTGGGACCGAAGTGTCATGTGTGGTACTGACTTGAATGTAATTTGTACCGTTGATGGAACACCAACGGGACAGCAGGTTTTTGGGACCAATGGACCTGAACTGGATCATCCTGAAACGGCCAACGTCGAATTATATAAAATTGATTAA
- a CDS encoding prolyl oligopeptidase family serine peptidase has translation MKAIRIYIAGLLLIYGLGYSQNIDSLTALYKQFYQTALLTASPNGQYVVLKHTNTYGKDEDELVDIRSSKGTMLDKHVKYQFLGDDVILMQNNNHSRFLNLKNGQNKDIAGNYSSTLAQRSGQVVLYNTSSKDLLLVSDDGKVLWKENGIRSYHLDEIGHRLIYASGNHIVFRDLKNQKSKRYKLDSGVQWIFSHNNRIYCADIERSKVELYIIDLPSDHLTKQIIMSPEAFEFATAINTYFELREGEHFIFPMYLKSKLNAREDPEMKITYSNRNGKDHFLNHHLGIYNIKEKRWDYRPDQSDHLPVYRFLNDKGDFVVYDQSNDVVEEQQNVILDLNLILDYGKSSRVFPQKRADDGNYFWDRSTEQFIYFENKRWLCHHIRTGIVHELLPLKMDGWENPRDNGLVDAPAVMPIKIKGGSSLMLSDRFDYYIVDLKTHQMKQITSGRDKKIKYELKIPAGQYPKSSWSVKFAEIDLDKEITFNLLDKRSYDSGFATYLHKKNKTHHYQQGHYKELLRYGDGLFLTSQFAMEPFKLTKFDKGKYTVVYESMKTERKGLENIQYKIYQYETRYGEANAALLFPKGYDRQKKYPMIVNIYQQQSRDLLFFVPPYLNTRIGFNYMHYLMNGYIVLLPDLQHEIANVKNSVVTSLEKSIDTAKSLASVDDRNIGVVGLSYGGYETGLAVTNSKYFKTGVAGVMISDLVFHAFSQSEVMSMPNYMRTETHQMRMKNNVFDSWNTYLDNSPVFHIKKIDIPVLIWSGLKDKNVPATQSKMFFLGMKRLQKKAVILEYTNETHNVFSPPNQLDLNVKIWQWFEHYLKNKPPADWIDPITK, from the coding sequence ATGAAGGCTATTAGAATATATATAGCAGGTCTGCTATTGATCTATGGGTTGGGATATTCTCAGAATATAGACAGCTTGACCGCCCTATACAAACAATTTTACCAAACAGCCCTGTTGACAGCCAGCCCAAACGGCCAATATGTAGTATTAAAGCATACCAATACTTATGGTAAGGATGAAGACGAACTGGTGGATATAAGATCCAGCAAAGGAACAATGTTAGATAAGCACGTTAAATATCAATTCCTCGGGGACGATGTAATTCTGATGCAGAACAACAACCACAGTCGGTTCTTAAATTTGAAAAATGGTCAAAACAAAGATATTGCAGGCAATTACAGTTCTACTCTTGCACAGCGATCTGGACAGGTGGTTTTATATAATACAAGCTCAAAGGATCTGCTTTTAGTTTCTGATGATGGGAAGGTCTTATGGAAGGAAAACGGAATCAGGTCCTACCACTTAGATGAGATCGGCCATCGGTTGATCTACGCTTCCGGGAACCATATTGTCTTTAGAGACCTTAAGAATCAAAAATCAAAAAGGTACAAACTGGACAGTGGTGTCCAATGGATTTTTTCTCACAATAACAGGATCTACTGTGCTGATATTGAGAGATCAAAAGTAGAACTGTACATTATTGATCTGCCTTCAGACCATCTGACAAAACAAATAATAATGAGCCCCGAGGCCTTTGAATTTGCCACGGCAATAAATACCTATTTTGAACTGAGAGAAGGCGAACATTTTATCTTTCCTATGTATTTAAAAAGTAAATTAAATGCCAGGGAGGATCCGGAAATGAAGATCACCTACTCAAACAGGAATGGTAAGGATCATTTTTTAAACCATCATCTAGGTATTTATAATATAAAAGAAAAACGATGGGACTACCGACCTGATCAGAGCGACCATCTTCCTGTTTATAGATTTTTAAATGACAAAGGAGACTTTGTTGTATATGATCAAAGTAATGATGTTGTGGAAGAACAGCAAAATGTGATTCTTGACCTCAATCTGATCTTGGATTATGGTAAAAGTTCCCGGGTATTTCCGCAAAAAAGGGCAGATGACGGCAATTATTTTTGGGACCGCAGCACAGAACAATTTATTTACTTCGAAAACAAAAGATGGCTGTGCCATCACATCAGGACAGGAATAGTTCACGAATTGCTGCCATTGAAGATGGATGGCTGGGAAAATCCTAGGGATAACGGCCTGGTCGATGCTCCGGCCGTCATGCCGATCAAAATCAAAGGTGGATCTTCCCTCATGCTTTCCGACCGTTTTGACTATTATATTGTAGATCTCAAAACCCATCAAATGAAACAGATCACGAGCGGGCGTGATAAAAAGATCAAATATGAACTGAAAATTCCTGCGGGTCAATATCCAAAATCGTCCTGGAGCGTAAAATTTGCTGAAATAGACCTGGACAAAGAGATCACATTCAACCTTCTCGATAAAAGATCCTATGATTCCGGGTTTGCGACGTATCTACACAAAAAAAATAAAACCCACCACTATCAGCAGGGTCATTACAAGGAGTTATTAAGATATGGAGATGGACTATTTTTAACTTCTCAGTTTGCTATGGAACCATTCAAACTGACAAAATTTGACAAAGGGAAGTACACGGTGGTATATGAATCCATGAAAACTGAAAGAAAAGGTCTCGAAAATATCCAGTATAAGATCTATCAGTATGAAACACGGTATGGTGAAGCCAATGCTGCACTTTTATTTCCCAAAGGCTACGACAGACAGAAGAAATATCCTATGATCGTCAATATCTATCAACAGCAATCTCGTGATCTACTGTTTTTTGTGCCGCCTTATTTAAATACAAGAATAGGATTCAACTACATGCATTACCTGATGAATGGTTATATTGTTCTACTGCCTGATCTTCAACATGAGATCGCCAACGTTAAAAACAGTGTTGTCACCTCTTTGGAAAAAAGTATTGATACTGCCAAGTCGCTGGCTTCGGTCGATGATAGAAATATTGGTGTAGTTGGTCTATCATATGGGGGCTATGAGACAGGTCTGGCAGTGACCAATTCCAAATATTTTAAAACCGGTGTAGCAGGCGTGATGATCTCTGATCTGGTCTTTCATGCTTTCAGTCAATCTGAGGTCATGTCTATGCCTAATTATATGAGGACAGAAACTCATCAGATGAGAATGAAAAACAACGTATTTGACAGCTGGAATACCTATTTGGACAACTCTCCGGTTTTCCATATAAAAAAGATCGACATCCCGGTTTTAATTTGGTCTGGGCTAAAAGATAAAAACGTACCTGCCACGCAATCCAAGATGTTCTTTCTAGGGATGAAAAGGCTGCAGAAAAAGGCGGTGATATTGGAGTATACTAACGAGACCCACAATGTTTTCTCACCACCTAACCAATTGGATCTTAATGTTAAAATTTGGCAGTGGTTTGAACATTATTTGAAAAACAAGCCACCTGCAGATTGGATCGATCCAATTACAAAGTAG
- a CDS encoding RagB/SusD family nutrient uptake outer membrane protein, giving the protein MKSTIIENIILLSLLIVSLLLCKSCDSFTDVGLPKNQITRDLVFKDDQLARSAMASIYRSMEESGFLSGSSGGAQVILGAYVDELQSYAAPASDVSVFYQLGHMASSTKVSSLWTSTYSQIYNINAIIEGVENSESLSSEVRNRLKGEGLFLRAILHLYLVQSFASVPYVNSTDYQVNQTIGKSSITQVYLQCQSDLQAAIPLLPETLTAGNRVYPTKMAAFAVLARIAYYEKNWDAAVQYASNVISNPQYKMETDLNKVFLKDGSGSIWQLLPFGSTYNTYQANVFILNTAPPTNVALRQDFINDLEPGDGRRSAWIGQKTDSQNKTYYYPFKYKQYSTSTNSLEYSVILRVEELYLIRAEAHIYKGQNDLAVADLNKIRNRAGLTSLAVVTDQSTLINALIKERRIELFTEFGHRFYDLRQHDILDIVMTPKKPGWKPYFRFLPLPEKELLLNPNLNPQNEGY; this is encoded by the coding sequence ATGAAAAGTACAATAATAGAAAATATCATTCTTTTAAGCCTTTTGATCGTTTCACTTTTGCTCTGCAAAAGCTGTGACAGCTTTACCGATGTCGGACTGCCTAAAAACCAAATTACCAGAGATCTGGTCTTTAAAGATGACCAATTGGCCAGATCCGCAATGGCCAGTATCTACCGTTCTATGGAAGAGTCGGGCTTTTTATCAGGCTCTTCGGGCGGCGCTCAAGTTATTTTGGGTGCCTATGTGGACGAACTTCAATCCTATGCTGCTCCCGCGAGCGATGTCTCGGTCTTTTATCAGTTGGGCCATATGGCCAGTTCTACGAAAGTCAGTAGTTTATGGACGAGCACCTATTCGCAGATCTATAACATCAATGCGATCATTGAAGGGGTGGAAAATTCTGAAAGCCTTAGCTCAGAAGTAAGAAACCGGCTAAAAGGAGAGGGGCTTTTTCTCAGAGCGATACTGCATCTGTATTTGGTTCAGTCCTTTGCCTCTGTACCCTATGTAAATTCTACAGATTATCAGGTAAACCAGACGATCGGTAAAAGCAGCATTACTCAGGTTTATCTCCAATGCCAGTCTGACCTGCAAGCCGCAATACCGTTACTACCTGAAACTTTGACAGCAGGAAACAGAGTTTATCCCACTAAAATGGCGGCCTTTGCGGTATTGGCAAGAATTGCCTATTATGAAAAAAATTGGGATGCTGCCGTGCAATATGCCAGTAATGTGATCAGTAATCCCCAGTATAAAATGGAGACCGACCTGAACAAAGTTTTTCTAAAGGACGGTTCTGGCAGCATATGGCAACTGTTGCCATTTGGTTCAACCTACAATACCTATCAAGCCAATGTTTTCATTCTTAATACAGCACCACCGACGAATGTGGCACTCCGCCAGGATTTCATCAATGATCTTGAGCCTGGTGATGGAAGGAGATCCGCGTGGATCGGGCAAAAGACAGATTCGCAGAACAAAACCTACTATTATCCATTTAAATACAAGCAGTATTCTACAAGCACCAATTCTTTAGAGTATTCCGTCATCCTCAGGGTGGAAGAACTATATCTTATCAGGGCTGAAGCCCATATTTATAAAGGACAAAATGATCTGGCTGTCGCCGACCTAAACAAGATACGAAACAGGGCAGGCCTGACATCGCTGGCAGTTGTTACAGATCAGAGTACGCTGATCAACGCCCTCATCAAGGAAAGAAGAATAGAGCTGTTCACGGAATTCGGCCATCGGTTCTATGATCTCAGACAGCATGATATTCTGGATATCGTCATGACTCCGAAGAAACCAGGATGGAAACCATACTTCAGGTTTCTTCCTTTGCCCGAAAAAGAACTTCTGTTAAATCCAAACCTAAATCCACAAAATGAAGGCTATTAG
- a CDS encoding SusC/RagA family TonB-linked outer membrane protein — translation MKNSYYKIGGIFFGLMLTAVSTNTKAQTRTISGTVTSSNKPLSGVTISQQGSDQVTTTSENGTYTLQVSAENPILVFRHPDYSEERIKANNQKVINISLKENVKGIEEVILNAGYYKVKDKERTGSIAKVSAKDIENQPVNNVLSALQGRMPGVSITQNSSVPGGGFDVQIRGRNSLRSFTTTGYDGNKPLYVVDGVPLPQINDFSTGMSANILPYSETNPLNSINPDEIESLEVLKDADATAIYGSKGANGVILITTKKGKRDRTEFNLRTSYGLGEMTNLPKMMDLEEYTAMRKHAFANDRVAVPSNAYDINGVWSPTKYTDWQKYFVGNTAEYSDVQIGVSGGSGNTQFSITGGHNEETTIFPGSYRYTRNNLGVNLSHSSADRRFQIAFNGTAALQKNILPPTDFNAVYATLAPNAPDLYSANHAINWENNTFTNPMGPATQTYSVRTKSLNANVTSSYVIGGGFSVNLNSGYSNYNTNDQKIFPKTTYNPSSNIGSSNSSLRKGQKLNQSWILEPQLNYEKKWRKNQFSALVGASLQEQKSDNLVIVGTNFPSDEMLTNIGAAAVVTTPNAYESLYRYQAVYARFNYGYNKRYFLNLTGRRDGSSRFGSERRYANFGAVGAAWIFSEENLFKGWSWLSFGKLRTSYGVAGNDQIGDYQYYDTYQSTGGSYGGSSGLLPQRLYNKNFGWEQTRKFEAALEVGLFKQRLNLNVGYYHNISSNQLVGIPMPATVGFSSIQANLDATVRNRGLEVSLQSVNIQSDHWKWTTSLNFTLPENKLMEFPNLERSTYANKFEIGKATTLVKLYQYTGIDPVTGLYTFLDANQDGIINAADRVVSKEIKEYWYGGLQNSIQYKNWSFDLLLQFVSQSQSNMYTQYSSIGSMSNRPAIFNDYWTPENPDAQFQKPSAGYNTAATAAGTFFINSDATVSDSFTLRVKNATLSYNISTTDKARSKAKIFMSGQNLFVFSNYKGSSPEFLLPGYSGPLRVLSFGVSLTY, via the coding sequence ATGAAAAATTCCTATTACAAGATAGGAGGTATTTTCTTTGGCCTTATGCTGACCGCTGTCAGCACCAACACAAAAGCCCAAACACGCACCATTTCCGGTACCGTAACCTCATCCAACAAGCCTCTTTCAGGAGTAACCATCTCCCAACAGGGCAGTGATCAGGTAACCACCACCAGCGAAAACGGGACCTATACATTACAGGTTTCAGCAGAAAATCCCATCTTAGTGTTCAGACACCCTGATTATTCAGAAGAGCGAATCAAAGCCAACAATCAGAAAGTCATCAATATCAGTTTAAAGGAAAATGTAAAGGGAATCGAAGAAGTTATTCTCAATGCAGGCTACTACAAGGTCAAAGACAAGGAAAGAACCGGTAGTATCGCCAAAGTCTCGGCAAAAGACATAGAAAACCAGCCCGTCAACAATGTGCTTTCCGCACTGCAAGGCAGAATGCCGGGTGTCAGCATCACCCAGAACTCAAGTGTCCCGGGAGGCGGCTTTGATGTGCAGATCAGGGGAAGGAACAGCTTAAGAAGCTTTACGACCACCGGCTATGACGGAAACAAACCGTTATATGTTGTGGATGGTGTTCCTCTGCCTCAGATCAATGATTTCAGCACGGGGATGTCCGCCAACATCCTTCCATACAGTGAAACAAACCCTTTAAATTCCATCAATCCGGATGAGATCGAGTCTCTGGAGGTTCTCAAAGACGCCGATGCAACCGCCATTTACGGCAGTAAAGGAGCCAATGGGGTCATTCTGATCACCACAAAAAAAGGAAAAAGGGACAGGACGGAGTTCAATCTGAGAACCAGTTACGGGCTTGGAGAAATGACCAACCTCCCCAAAATGATGGATCTTGAAGAATACACGGCGATGCGGAAACATGCTTTCGCAAATGACAGGGTAGCGGTCCCTTCCAATGCCTATGACATCAATGGCGTGTGGAGTCCGACAAAATATACAGACTGGCAAAAATACTTTGTGGGAAACACCGCTGAATACTCGGATGTTCAGATTGGTGTGTCCGGTGGCAGCGGCAATACGCAATTCTCAATTACCGGGGGACATAATGAAGAGACCACTATATTTCCCGGGAGTTACCGCTACACAAGAAATAACCTTGGCGTCAACCTTAGCCACAGCAGTGCGGACCGAAGATTTCAGATCGCTTTCAATGGGACTGCAGCGTTACAAAAAAATATCCTGCCGCCTACCGATTTTAATGCGGTCTATGCAACGCTGGCGCCCAATGCGCCCGATCTTTACAGTGCCAACCATGCGATCAACTGGGAGAACAATACCTTTACCAATCCAATGGGGCCTGCCACACAGACCTATTCGGTCAGAACCAAAAGTTTGAATGCCAATGTCACATCAAGCTATGTCATTGGAGGTGGATTCAGTGTGAACCTTAACAGCGGTTACAGCAATTACAACACTAATGATCAGAAGATCTTTCCAAAGACCACCTACAATCCGTCCAGCAATATTGGAAGCAGCAATTCTTCCTTAAGAAAAGGGCAGAAGCTGAACCAGAGCTGGATCCTCGAACCGCAGCTCAACTATGAAAAGAAATGGAGGAAAAACCAATTTTCAGCATTGGTAGGTGCTTCATTGCAGGAACAGAAATCTGACAATCTGGTCATTGTGGGCACTAATTTCCCATCGGATGAAATGCTGACCAATATTGGTGCCGCAGCCGTCGTTACCACCCCAAATGCCTATGAATCCCTGTACCGCTACCAAGCCGTTTATGCCAGATTCAATTACGGTTATAACAAACGTTATTTTTTAAACCTGACAGGCAGGCGTGACGGGTCGAGTCGATTTGGTTCTGAAAGAAGGTATGCGAATTTTGGGGCCGTCGGCGCTGCATGGATCTTTTCAGAAGAGAACCTATTTAAAGGGTGGTCGTGGCTGAGTTTTGGAAAACTCAGAACCAGCTATGGGGTCGCAGGGAACGACCAGATCGGGGACTATCAATATTATGATACGTACCAGTCCACCGGCGGATCCTATGGAGGTTCTTCAGGCTTGTTGCCACAGCGGCTTTACAATAAAAATTTCGGCTGGGAGCAGACCCGTAAGTTTGAGGCCGCTTTAGAAGTTGGACTGTTCAAGCAAAGGCTGAATCTGAATGTGGGTTATTACCATAACATCAGTTCCAATCAGCTGGTCGGTATTCCAATGCCTGCTACGGTAGGGTTCAGCAGCATTCAGGCTAATTTGGATGCCACTGTCAGAAACAGGGGTCTTGAAGTGTCGCTGCAGTCGGTCAATATCCAGAGTGATCACTGGAAATGGACCACCAGTCTCAATTTCACCTTGCCTGAAAACAAACTGATGGAATTTCCAAACCTTGAAAGGTCCACCTATGCCAACAAATTTGAGATAGGAAAGGCCACCACTCTGGTCAAGCTATACCAGTACACAGGCATCGATCCCGTCACAGGTCTGTACACTTTTCTTGATGCCAATCAGGACGGCATCATCAATGCCGCTGACCGCGTCGTCAGCAAAGAGATCAAAGAGTATTGGTATGGAGGTCTACAGAACAGCATTCAGTACAAGAACTGGAGTTTCGACCTGTTATTACAGTTCGTCAGTCAAAGCCAGTCCAACATGTATACACAATATAGTAGCATCGGTTCGATGTCCAATAGACCCGCTATCTTCAATGATTACTGGACACCGGAGAATCCGGACGCCCAATTCCAAAAACCAAGTGCTGGATACAATACGGCAGCCACTGCGGCGGGTACTTTTTTCATCAACAGTGATGCGACCGTTTCAGATTCCTTCACCTTAAGGGTTAAAAATGCAACCCTCAGTTATAATATTTCAACAACAGACAAGGCCAGGTCCAAAGCTAAAATATTTATGAGCGGGCAGAATCTGTTCGTGTTCTCGAACTATAAAGGCAGCAGTCCGGAGTTTCTCCTTCCGGGATACAGTGGTCCGCTGAGGGTTCTCAGCTTCGGAGTCTCATTAACCTATTAA
- a CDS encoding helix-turn-helix transcriptional regulator → MNITEDFLKEIGKKIFEIRTKNKQTLDDLEFLTGIDSSDISKYEQGKINLTIRTLVKLSQALMIHPQDLLKFNFDFDHYKKDI, encoded by the coding sequence ATGAATATCACTGAAGATTTTTTGAAAGAAATTGGTAAAAAAATTTTTGAAATTAGAACAAAGAATAAACAAACACTGGACGATTTAGAATTTTTAACCGGAATAGATTCAAGTGACATAAGTAAATATGAACAAGGAAAAATAAATCTTACAATTAGAACACTTGTAAAACTTTCGCAAGCCTTAATGATTCATCCACAAGATTTATTAAAATTTAATTTTGATTTCGACCACTATAAAAAAGATATTTAA
- a CDS encoding sensor histidine kinase — MDNENLHFKTNIQIKSIIGKDLINDDNIAILELVKNSFDADAKKVTISFLNILNNDDEYSTELSNMASKIIIRDDGVGMDFLDIQNKWLNIAYSEKKENAYQFNRTMAGAKGVGRFSCDRLGEYLNVYTKTKKENHFLKLQIDWKLFEVNDINKEIGEIKLKYFYLSISELKQSGIKPFDHGVVLEIVKLRSKWVRPNIDREGNFIGWNTDKLTNIKKYLEKLINPNHAFEKNDFGIYISAPEFERENSLEEPHKKFIGKVENTIFEKLDFQSTSVESTLNGDEICTELKDKGEIIFRIREKNEFFPLIKNAKITLYYLNPYAKAFFTKQTGIRAVDYGSIFLFINGFRIPPYGEYGNDWLGIDQRKNQGYARFIGLREYVGRIEITDSENDFQIVSSREGIVRNDSFNSLTLREDNKSFFFKTLRRLERYVVDGLNWDSIPKEDKDSISLIERKIISGELTDEELEYREDIKTKKRRVYESIHSIMGAKPETVIEIFINQDLILDKIEEEKEQSEREFIKILEDFEKHKIDTDTLNRIIQRKADKNNEIDKEIFNLTKYNTDAVTSKAIIALQIHRDKLREQESIISNLKIDLENLQKKDRESKQKVEEANKELEETRSQNLFLKSIKSQEFDDVLNLMHHIGISTGTIQNYIKGVIFKIDNNLEIPNSELKNVFSKLNYELNKIYSISKFATKANFKIEAKDSNLDLVSFIEQYLINVVKPFMSNIIEFEISAGELSAFNTTFKPIEMTIILDNLINNSKKAVTARLGEKENGYKPKIEVLLINKNVDQFQINVRDNGIGIKSENYKRIFDYGFTTTNGSGLGLTHIQELLEKIDASILLNENFQNGAEFIIIFNKR, encoded by the coding sequence ATGGATAACGAAAATTTACATTTTAAAACAAATATCCAGATAAAAAGTATCATTGGTAAGGATTTAATTAATGATGACAATATTGCTATTTTAGAATTAGTGAAAAATTCTTTCGATGCAGATGCAAAAAAGGTTACTATCTCATTTTTAAATATTTTAAATAATGATGATGAGTATTCTACTGAACTTAGTAATATGGCCTCCAAGATTATTATTAGAGATGATGGTGTCGGCATGGATTTCCTAGACATTCAAAATAAGTGGCTAAATATTGCCTATTCAGAAAAGAAAGAAAACGCATATCAATTTAACCGTACAATGGCTGGTGCAAAAGGAGTTGGAAGATTTTCTTGTGACAGATTAGGAGAATATTTGAATGTCTACACAAAAACAAAAAAAGAAAATCATTTTTTAAAACTTCAAATTGATTGGAAACTTTTTGAAGTTAATGACATAAACAAAGAGATCGGTGAAATAAAATTAAAATATTTCTATCTATCCATAAGTGAACTTAAACAAAGCGGTATTAAACCATTTGATCACGGAGTAGTTCTAGAAATTGTGAAATTAAGATCAAAATGGGTTAGACCTAATATAGATAGAGAGGGAAATTTTATAGGTTGGAATACAGATAAGCTTACCAATATTAAAAAATATTTAGAAAAACTTATTAACCCCAATCACGCATTTGAAAAAAATGATTTTGGTATATATATTAGTGCGCCAGAATTTGAAAGAGAAAACAGTTTAGAAGAACCGCATAAAAAATTTATTGGGAAAGTTGAAAATACAATTTTTGAAAAATTAGATTTTCAAAGCACAAGTGTTGAAAGTACTTTAAATGGAGATGAGATATGTACTGAATTGAAAGATAAGGGAGAAATCATCTTCAGAATTCGGGAGAAAAATGAATTTTTCCCTCTTATAAAAAATGCAAAGATAACTTTGTATTATTTGAATCCGTATGCCAAAGCTTTTTTCACTAAACAAACAGGTATCAGAGCTGTTGATTATGGATCAATTTTCCTATTTATTAACGGCTTCCGTATACCACCATATGGTGAATATGGAAATGATTGGTTAGGCATTGATCAGCGAAAAAATCAAGGATATGCTAGATTTATTGGTTTAAGGGAATATGTTGGACGAATTGAAATCACCGACAGTGAAAATGATTTTCAAATAGTATCTAGTAGAGAAGGGATTGTTCGTAATGACAGTTTTAATTCTTTAACACTTCGAGAGGATAATAAAAGTTTTTTCTTCAAAACTTTACGTCGTTTAGAAAGGTATGTAGTTGATGGTCTCAATTGGGATAGCATACCAAAAGAAGATAAAGATTCAATAAGTTTGATAGAAAGAAAAATAATCTCTGGCGAACTTACTGATGAAGAATTAGAATATCGTGAAGATATCAAAACTAAGAAAAGAAGGGTATATGAAAGTATACACTCAATTATGGGAGCAAAACCAGAAACAGTCATTGAAATCTTCATAAATCAAGATTTAATATTAGATAAAATAGAAGAAGAAAAAGAACAATCAGAAAGAGAATTTATAAAGATTCTAGAAGATTTCGAAAAACATAAGATTGATACTGATACATTAAATAGGATTATTCAGAGAAAAGCAGATAAAAATAATGAAATAGACAAGGAAATTTTTAATTTGACGAAATATAATACTGATGCTGTAACATCTAAAGCGATAATTGCCCTCCAAATCCACCGCGATAAATTGAGAGAGCAAGAAAGTATTATATCTAATTTAAAAATAGATCTTGAAAATTTGCAAAAAAAAGATAGGGAATCTAAACAAAAAGTTGAAGAAGCAAATAAAGAATTGGAGGAGACAAGATCTCAAAATTTATTTTTAAAGTCAATCAAGTCTCAAGAATTTGATGACGTTTTAAATCTGATGCATCATATTGGAATTTCAACAGGAACAATACAAAATTATATTAAGGGAGTAATTTTTAAAATCGATAACAATTTAGAAATTCCAAATTCAGAATTAAAAAATGTATTTTCGAAGCTAAATTACGAATTGAATAAAATTTATTCAATATCTAAATTTGCTACGAAAGCAAATTTTAAAATAGAAGCTAAAGATTCAAATTTAGATTTAGTCTCATTCATTGAGCAGTATCTAATAAATGTCGTAAAACCATTTATGTCGAATATCATAGAGTTTGAAATTTCCGCAGGCGAATTGAGTGCGTTTAACACGACGTTTAAACCTATTGAAATGACTATTATACTAGATAATTTAATAAATAATTCCAAGAAAGCGGTCACTGCAAGATTGGGAGAAAAAGAAAATGGATATAAACCTAAAATAGAAGTTCTATTAATAAATAAAAATGTTGATCAATTTCAAATTAATGTGAGAGATAATGGAATAGGTATTAAAAGTGAAAATTATAAAAGGATATTTGATTATGGCTTCACAACTACAAATGGTTCAGGATTAGGGCTTACTCATATTCAAGAATTATTAGAAAAAATTGATGCATCAATTTTACTTAATGAAAACTTTCAGAACGGCGCAGAATTTATAATAATATTTAACAAAAGATAA